From Paraburkholderia sabiae, a single genomic window includes:
- a CDS encoding error-prone DNA polymerase, with protein sequence MDTTFNVLPAYAELFCLSNFTFLHGASHAEELAERASQLGYSGLAITDECSLAGVVRAHVAAKEKGLPLVIGSYFRLRNADGTPAFGLILLAQNREGYGNLSELITLARTRAPKGEYRLTPHDLSRPDRENVHLRGMPDCLAILVPDFPANEEVLDAQIEWLDETFPGRAWVGLVLHQRAMDDIHRGSVEYVANKQNVPVVALGHVVMHVRSRKPLQDTMTAIRVGRPVHECGYELAPNAEQHLRSRLRIANLYPDHTIRETISVLSRCAFSLDQLRYEYPDELVPEGHTPTAYLRQETYIGAQQRFPSGIPFNVQEQIEHELALIADLGYEPYFLTVYDIVRYARSQHILCQGRGSAANSAVCYCLGVTEVDPARGNMLFERFISKERGEPPDIDVDFEHQRREEVIQYIYRKYGRDRAAIAAAVSTYRPRGALRETGKALGVDPQIVDTVAKSHHWFDTSHDLLKRFEESGLDPEKPLIQAWARLASQLLNFPRHLSQHSGGFVISRGKLTRLVPVENAAMADRSVIEWDKDDLEALGLLKVDVLALGMLSAIRRTLDLVSQQRGEIFEMQHIPPEDKATYDMISNADTIGVFQIESRAQMSMLPRLRPKEFYDLVIEVAIVRPGPIQGGAVHPYLRRRQKLEPVSYPSPELKIALERTLGVPIFQEQVMQVAILAAGFTPGEADQLRRAMAAWKRKGGLEKYYDRIVNGMRERGYEQSFAEAIFEQIKGFGEYGFPESHAASFALLVYASSWLKRHEPEAFLAAMLNSQPMGFYSPSQLVQDARRHGVIVLPVDVTVSGWDSTLETVEGRARPAVRLGLSLLRGMKDGAAERIENARAVRPFRSVHDLARRAQLNRHDLHVLADANALSSLAGNRREALWHSVAAVPDKDMLAVAGVQDDTPELGAPSEAQDIVADYRSVGLTLGRHPLDLLRPVLLEQRLMPASALRNYRNGRLARGCGIVTVRQRPGTAKGVLFVTIEDETGNVNVIIWPSLLEKQRREALGASLLAVYGTWQCEGEVRHLVAQRLVDMSHLLGGLQSTSRDFH encoded by the coding sequence ATGGATACGACGTTCAATGTCCTGCCGGCTTACGCCGAACTGTTCTGCCTGTCGAACTTCACGTTTCTGCACGGTGCTTCGCACGCGGAAGAACTCGCCGAGCGCGCATCGCAACTCGGCTATTCGGGGCTCGCGATTACCGATGAATGCTCGCTTGCCGGCGTGGTGCGTGCACACGTCGCCGCGAAGGAAAAGGGCTTGCCGCTCGTCATCGGGTCGTACTTCCGGCTGCGCAATGCCGATGGCACGCCTGCGTTCGGCCTGATCCTGCTCGCGCAGAATCGTGAAGGCTACGGCAATCTGTCGGAGCTGATCACGCTTGCGCGCACGCGTGCGCCGAAGGGCGAATATCGGCTGACGCCACACGATCTGTCGCGGCCCGATCGCGAGAATGTGCATCTGCGCGGCATGCCCGATTGTCTCGCGATCCTCGTGCCCGATTTCCCGGCCAACGAAGAAGTGCTCGACGCGCAGATCGAATGGCTCGACGAAACGTTTCCGGGCCGCGCGTGGGTCGGGCTCGTACTGCATCAGCGCGCGATGGACGACATTCATCGCGGCTCGGTCGAATATGTCGCGAACAAACAGAACGTGCCTGTCGTCGCGTTGGGTCACGTCGTGATGCATGTGCGCTCGCGCAAGCCGCTGCAGGACACGATGACGGCGATTCGCGTTGGCCGGCCCGTGCACGAATGCGGCTACGAACTCGCGCCGAATGCCGAGCAGCATTTGCGCTCGCGTTTGCGGATCGCGAATCTGTATCCCGATCACACGATACGCGAGACGATCAGCGTGCTGTCGCGCTGCGCGTTTTCGCTCGATCAGCTTCGCTATGAATATCCCGATGAACTCGTGCCCGAAGGCCACACGCCGACCGCGTATCTGCGGCAGGAAACGTACATCGGCGCGCAGCAGCGATTTCCTTCGGGCATTCCGTTCAACGTGCAGGAGCAGATCGAGCACGAACTCGCGCTGATCGCGGATCTCGGCTACGAGCCGTACTTTCTGACCGTCTACGACATCGTGCGTTATGCGCGCAGCCAGCACATCCTGTGTCAGGGGCGTGGGTCGGCGGCCAATTCGGCCGTGTGCTATTGCCTTGGTGTGACCGAAGTCGATCCCGCGCGCGGCAACATGCTGTTCGAGCGTTTCATTTCGAAGGAGCGCGGCGAGCCGCCGGACATCGACGTCGACTTCGAGCATCAACGACGGGAAGAGGTGATTCAGTACATCTATCGCAAATACGGACGCGACCGCGCGGCCATTGCGGCGGCCGTGTCGACGTATCGGCCGCGCGGCGCATTGCGCGAAACGGGCAAGGCGCTCGGCGTCGATCCGCAGATCGTCGATACCGTCGCGAAGTCGCATCATTGGTTCGATACGAGTCACGATCTGCTCAAGCGCTTCGAAGAGTCGGGCCTCGATCCGGAGAAGCCGCTGATTCAGGCGTGGGCGCGGCTCGCGTCGCAACTGCTGAATTTTCCGCGTCATCTGTCGCAGCATTCGGGCGGCTTCGTGATCAGTCGCGGCAAGCTGACGCGGCTCGTGCCCGTCGAAAACGCGGCGATGGCCGATCGCTCGGTGATCGAGTGGGACAAGGACGATCTCGAGGCGCTTGGTCTCTTGAAGGTCGACGTGCTCGCGCTCGGCATGCTGTCGGCGATCCGGCGCACGCTGGATCTCGTTTCCCAACAGCGCGGCGAGATATTCGAGATGCAGCACATTCCGCCTGAAGACAAAGCGACCTACGACATGATCTCGAACGCCGATACGATCGGCGTATTCCAGATCGAATCACGCGCGCAGATGAGCATGCTGCCGCGTCTGCGCCCGAAGGAGTTCTACGATCTCGTGATCGAAGTCGCGATCGTGCGGCCGGGGCCGATTCAGGGCGGGGCGGTGCATCCGTATTTGCGGCGGCGGCAGAAACTCGAGCCCGTCAGCTATCCAAGCCCAGAGTTGAAGATCGCGCTCGAACGCACGCTCGGTGTGCCGATTTTTCAGGAGCAGGTGATGCAGGTCGCGATTCTCGCAGCGGGCTTCACGCCGGGCGAAGCGGATCAGCTGCGTCGCGCGATGGCCGCATGGAAGCGCAAGGGCGGGCTCGAAAAATACTACGACCGCATCGTCAACGGCATGCGCGAGCGTGGTTACGAGCAAAGTTTTGCCGAAGCGATTTTCGAGCAGATCAAGGGCTTCGGCGAATACGGTTTTCCGGAGAGTCACGCGGCGAGTTTCGCGCTGCTGGTCTACGCAAGCAGCTGGCTGAAGCGTCACGAGCCCGAGGCGTTTCTCGCCGCGATGCTCAACAGCCAGCCGATGGGTTTCTATTCACCGTCGCAACTCGTGCAGGACGCGCGTCGGCATGGCGTGATCGTGTTGCCTGTCGATGTGACGGTGAGCGGCTGGGACTCGACGCTCGAAACGGTGGAAGGTCGTGCGCGTCCCGCCGTGCGTCTCGGGCTGTCGCTGTTGCGCGGCATGAAGGACGGCGCGGCCGAACGCATCGAAAATGCGCGTGCCGTGCGGCCGTTCAGAAGCGTCCACGATCTCGCGCGCCGTGCGCAGTTGAACCGGCACGATCTGCATGTGCTCGCCGACGCGAACGCGCTGTCTTCACTGGCGGGCAACCGGCGCGAAGCGCTGTGGCATTCCGTGGCCGCCGTGCCCGACAAGGACATGCTGGCCGTCGCCGGCGTGCAGGACGATACGCCGGAACTTGGCGCGCCGTCGGAAGCGCAGGATATCGTCGCGGATTACCGCTCGGTGGGACTGACGCTCGGCCGTCATCCGCTCGATCTGTTGCGGCCCGTGCTGCTGGAACAGCGTCTGATGCCCGCGTCGGCATTGCGCAACTATCGCAACGGACGGCTCGCGCGCGGCTGCGGCATCGTCACCGTGCGGCAGCGGCCGGGCACGGCGAAGGGCGTGCTGTTCGTGACGATCGAAGATGAAACGGGTAACGTCAACGTGATCATCTGGCCGAGCCTGCTGGAGAAGCAGCGGCGGGAAGCGCTCGGCGCGTCGCTGCTCGCCGTGTACGGCACGTGGCAATGCGAAGGCGAAGTGCGGCATCTGGTGGCGCAACGGCTCGTCGATATGTCGCATCTGCTGGGCGGCCTGCAATCGACGAGCCGCGATTTCCACTGA
- a CDS encoding Y-family DNA polymerase, which produces MRVFLAVHLPKLPLEVFRPRWSPEPAHGSVVLEKDKVAIADGAARAAGVRLGMKRGGVLTLSPETAMYERDIARESAAQREVGIALMKFSPDVSLLDEATVLVEVGGSLRLFGGLLSLCREAKAILDALGLTARISAAPTGQGAWLLAKHGNRRVLQLASLERVLEPLPMFAVPEIRPFADWFSGLGCESIADVRRLPRAGLQRRCGEHLLDSLDRAFGSAPELFDWLELPPTFSARLELPDRLEHADGAVFAAHRLIVQLCGWLCAKQLAVTAITLSFEHERGREAIAPTSIDIALGEAAWREDHLLRLVKERLHRLTLEAPAIALRLDASKVDAAEPATDQLFPQPGGSPADHARLIELLIARNGEDNVLRPAPTADYRPEIANRWLPINHAEKKIQLPKGLPRPTWMLATPVRLLMREHRPFYGSPLKIASPGERIEAGWFDGALVTRDYFVMQGEDRSCYWVYRERVSSRDAEEEPRWFLHGLFG; this is translated from the coding sequence ATGCGCGTCTTTCTCGCCGTCCACTTGCCGAAGTTGCCGCTCGAAGTCTTTCGACCGAGGTGGTCGCCTGAGCCCGCGCACGGCAGCGTCGTGCTGGAGAAAGACAAGGTCGCGATCGCCGACGGCGCAGCCCGAGCAGCGGGCGTTCGGCTCGGAATGAAGCGCGGTGGCGTGCTGACGCTGTCGCCGGAAACGGCCATGTACGAACGCGACATCGCGCGTGAGAGTGCCGCGCAACGCGAAGTCGGCATCGCGTTGATGAAATTTTCGCCCGATGTCTCGCTGCTCGACGAAGCCACCGTGCTCGTCGAAGTCGGCGGCAGCTTGCGGCTGTTCGGCGGATTGCTGTCGCTGTGTCGTGAGGCAAAGGCGATTCTCGACGCACTCGGCCTGACCGCGCGCATCAGCGCCGCGCCGACGGGGCAGGGCGCGTGGCTGCTGGCGAAGCACGGCAATCGCCGCGTGCTGCAACTCGCGTCGCTCGAACGCGTGCTCGAACCGTTGCCGATGTTCGCGGTGCCGGAGATCCGTCCGTTCGCCGACTGGTTCAGTGGATTGGGCTGCGAGTCGATTGCCGATGTGCGTCGTCTGCCGCGTGCCGGCCTGCAGCGGCGCTGCGGCGAGCATCTGCTGGATTCGCTCGATCGCGCGTTCGGCTCCGCGCCGGAACTGTTCGACTGGCTCGAGTTGCCGCCCACGTTCAGCGCGCGTCTCGAATTGCCCGATCGTCTGGAGCATGCAGACGGCGCCGTGTTTGCCGCGCATCGGCTGATCGTGCAGTTGTGCGGCTGGCTGTGCGCGAAGCAGTTGGCCGTGACGGCGATCACGCTGTCGTTCGAGCATGAGCGCGGCCGCGAAGCCATTGCGCCGACGTCGATCGACATCGCTCTGGGCGAGGCCGCGTGGCGCGAAGATCATCTGCTGCGTCTCGTGAAGGAGCGGCTGCATCGCCTCACGCTCGAGGCGCCTGCGATCGCGTTGCGGCTCGATGCATCGAAGGTCGACGCCGCCGAGCCCGCCACCGATCAACTTTTCCCTCAGCCGGGCGGTTCGCCAGCGGATCACGCGCGGCTGATCGAGTTGCTGATCGCGCGCAATGGCGAAGACAACGTGCTGCGCCCCGCGCCGACGGCCGACTATCGGCCTGAAATCGCGAACCGCTGGCTGCCCATCAATCACGCGGAAAAGAAAATCCAGTTGCCCAAAGGCTTGCCGCGACCGACGTGGATGCTGGCGACGCCCGTGCGTCTGCTGATGCGCGAACATCGGCCGTTTTACGGCTCTCCATTGAAGATCGCGTCGCCGGGCGAGCGGATAGAAGCGGGCTGGTTCGATGGCGCGCTCGTCACGCGCGATTACTTCGTCATGCAAGGCGAAGATCGCAGTTGCTATTGGGTTTATCGCGAGCGCGTCAGCAGTCGCGATGCCGAAGAGGAGCCGCGCTGGTTCCTGCACGGCCTGTTCGGATGA
- the imuA gene encoding translesion DNA synthesis-associated protein ImuA, with amino-acid sequence MSVAASRAEEIHPSLWRASQLARGGRRTLDTGYPALSTELPGGGWPIGALVDLLVQTPGVGEMRLLRPALGSLGDRPIALVQPPHIPDGLGLDYIGLSLDQLLQVKAPKSSDAFWSAEQILRAGTCGALILWAQHAQASSLRRLHLAAQSSETLFIMVRPLASAQDSSPALLRLALRPSADGLMVDIVKRRGPTRAEPLSISLQPTPVLFSRHARLSRRPLAEVAARSLSTEVVA; translated from the coding sequence ATGTCAGTCGCCGCTTCCCGTGCCGAAGAGATTCACCCGTCGCTATGGCGAGCCTCGCAGCTCGCGCGCGGAGGGCGGCGCACGCTCGATACCGGCTATCCCGCGCTATCCACCGAGTTGCCCGGCGGCGGCTGGCCGATCGGCGCGCTGGTTGATCTGCTGGTCCAAACACCCGGCGTAGGCGAAATGCGTCTGTTGCGGCCTGCGCTGGGTTCATTGGGAGACCGGCCCATCGCGCTGGTGCAGCCGCCGCATATCCCGGACGGTTTGGGTCTCGATTACATCGGACTCTCGCTCGATCAACTGCTGCAAGTCAAAGCCCCCAAAAGTTCCGACGCCTTCTGGTCCGCCGAGCAGATCCTGCGCGCCGGCACCTGCGGCGCGTTGATCCTGTGGGCGCAGCACGCCCAAGCGTCGTCGCTGCGGCGTCTGCATCTGGCGGCGCAGTCGTCCGAGACGCTCTTCATCATGGTCCGGCCGCTCGCATCGGCTCAGGACTCGTCGCCAGCCTTATTGCGACTGGCGTTACGACCTTCGGCTGATGGCCTGATGGTCGACATCGTGAAACGACGAGGCCCAACACGCGCGGAGCCTCTGTCGATTTCTCTTCAACCCACACCCGTTCTGTTTTCCCGTCATGCGCGTCTTTCTCGCCGTCCACTTGCCGAAGTTGCCGCTCGAAGTCTTTCGACCGAGGTGGTCGCCTGA
- a CDS encoding AI-2E family transporter, which translates to MKSDQLIERLAAVFALLLLVGGSLLVLAPFTTALLWGAILSYSSWGLYCKLSASLGGRRRWAATLIVLIILIVVLGPFVYAGFALGAHTKDITTFVQHLMDAGLPDLPDWVARVPLVGSSIESFWERVTSSNSEMVAQLRVLAAPAGKWILAAALAVTHGLGLLALSIILTFFFYTGGEGAAAWLNAGMRRIAGERADYLLALAGSTVKGVVYGILGTALVQGVLAGFGCWIAGVPAPALLGLATFFLSVIPGGPVVVWLPAAIWLYHGGETGWAIFLVVWGVVVVGMSDNVVKPILIGKSSDMPLILVMLGILGGAFAFGFLGVFIGPTLLAVAYTVLHDWTIGSPEARELTAKTGGKLPDPVAQVEKTPEK; encoded by the coding sequence GTGAAGTCGGACCAACTGATCGAACGGCTGGCTGCCGTGTTCGCGTTGCTGCTGCTGGTCGGCGGCTCGCTGCTGGTGCTGGCGCCGTTCACGACCGCGCTGCTGTGGGGCGCGATTCTCAGCTATAGCTCGTGGGGCTTGTACTGCAAGCTGTCGGCGAGTCTGGGCGGACGGCGCAGATGGGCCGCGACGCTGATCGTGCTCATCATCCTGATCGTCGTGCTGGGTCCGTTCGTGTACGCGGGCTTTGCGCTCGGCGCGCATACCAAGGACATCACCACGTTCGTCCAGCATCTGATGGACGCGGGACTGCCCGATCTGCCCGACTGGGTCGCGCGGGTTCCCCTCGTCGGCTCGAGCATCGAGTCGTTCTGGGAGCGCGTGACCAGCAGCAATTCGGAAATGGTCGCGCAGTTGCGTGTGCTGGCCGCGCCGGCCGGCAAGTGGATTCTTGCTGCAGCGCTCGCCGTTACGCACGGTCTCGGATTGCTCGCGCTCAGCATCATCCTGACGTTCTTCTTTTATACGGGCGGCGAGGGCGCGGCCGCATGGCTCAACGCGGGCATGCGGCGCATTGCCGGCGAACGCGCCGACTATCTGCTGGCTTTGGCGGGCAGCACGGTGAAGGGCGTGGTGTATGGCATCCTCGGAACGGCGCTGGTGCAGGGCGTGCTGGCCGGTTTCGGCTGCTGGATCGCGGGCGTGCCGGCGCCCGCCTTGCTCGGACTCGCGACGTTTTTTCTGTCGGTGATTCCGGGTGGTCCCGTCGTGGTGTGGCTGCCCGCTGCGATCTGGCTGTATCACGGCGGCGAGACGGGATGGGCGATCTTTCTCGTGGTGTGGGGCGTGGTCGTCGTTGGTATGTCGGATAACGTCGTCAAGCCGATCCTGATCGGCAAGAGCAGCGACATGCCACTGATCCTCGTGATGCTCGGCATTCTCGGCGGCGCGTTCGCGTTCGGGTTTCTCGGCGTGTTCATCGGGCCGACGTTGCTCGCCGTGGCATATACGGTGCTGCACGACTGGACGATTGGTTCGCCTGAAGCTCGCGAGCTGACTGCGAAGACGGGCGGAAAGCTGCCTGATCCGGTGGCTCAGGTCGAGAAGACGCCGGAGAAATAA